One part of the Dunckerocampus dactyliophorus isolate RoL2022-P2 chromosome 11, RoL_Ddac_1.1, whole genome shotgun sequence genome encodes these proteins:
- the LOC129189546 gene encoding H-2 class I histocompatibility antigen, Q9 alpha chain-like — MNLLLFFLLAVQMHSVTPVIHTLKYFQTASSQVPNFPEYVEVGYVDEVQIVHYDSNSRKAEAKQDWMNKITAEDPNYWQGQTEINVGNEQVYKISIENLQKRFNQTGGVHVLQWMFGCEWDDETDEVNGWHQEGYDGEDFISLDMKTWTYTAAKQQAFRDKLQWDHNKAHLDYQKFYFTERCPSYLKKYVNNGRKVLMRTELPQVFLLQKTPSSPVSCLATGFYPDRADLFWRKDGEQLHEDVEHGELLPNHDGTFQMSSDLKVEVTADVEGKYECVFQLAGVEEDVVTKLERRRILSNARDEVNWKAAVAATAVIFAAAVLLAVVITVKHHRKRQGDISANYHPAPRDVGAKLSEKVAAED, encoded by the exons CCTG TGATTCACACGCTGAAGTATTTCCAAACTGCGTCCTCTCAAGTTCCAAACTTCCCAGAGTATGTGGAGGTTGGTTATGTTGATGAAGTTCAGATTGTTCACTACGACAGCAACAGCAGGAAAGCAGAAGCCAAACAGGACTGGATGAACAAAATCACAGCAGAGGATCCAAACTACTGGCAGGGACAGACTGAGATCAATGTTGGTAATGAACAGGTCTACAAAATCAGCATTGAAAATCTTCAGAAGCGTTTCAACCAAACTGGAg GTGTTCACGTTCTCCAGTGGATGTTTGGCTGTGAATGGGATGATGAGACTGATGAGGTTAATGGTTGGCATCAGGAAGGTTATGATGGAGAAGACTTCATATCGTTGGACATGAAGACATGGACATATACCgcagcaaaacaacaagctttccGTGACAAACTCCAGTGGGACCATAACAAAGCTCATCTAGACTACCAGAAGTTTTACTTCACTGAGAGGTGTCCTTCTTACTTGAAGAAGTATGTGAACAATGGGAGGAAGGTCCTAATGAGAACAG AGCTTCCACAGGTGTTCCTCCTCCAGAAGACGCCGTCCTCTCCGGTCAGCTGCTTGGCGACGGGTTTCTACCCCGACCGAGCCGACCTGTTTTGGAGGAAAGACGGCGAGCAGCTCCACGAGGACGTGGAGCACGGAGAGCTCCTCCCCAACCACGACGGAACCTTCCAGATGTCGTCGGACCTGAAAGTGGAGGTGACGGCCGACGTGGAGGGCAAGTACGAATGTGTGTTTCAGCTGGCTGGCGTGGAGGAGGACGTGGTCACCAAGCTGGAGAGAAGACGCATCCTGAGCAACGCCAGAGATGAAG TCAACTGGAAGGCCGCCGTCGCTGCCACGGCGGTGATCTTCGCTGCGGCGGTCCTCCTGGCGGTCGTCATCACGGTCAAGCATCACAGAAAGAGACAAGGAGACATTTCAGCCAATTACCATCCAGCTC CTCGCGACGTAGGAGCCAAGCTCTCAGAGAAGGTGGCGGCTGAAGACTGA